The Urbifossiella limnaea nucleotide sequence CCCCGGCGGCGCCTCGGCGCCGGGCGGGTCACCGGGGGTCGGCGGCTCCGGCGGGGTCGGCGGCGGGGCGGTCAACTTCACGGCAACCTCGTGCTGCGGGAGGGGTCAGGCTAGCTCCCCCCGTTCTACGGTCAAGCGACCCCGGTGGGTCGGTGGCGCGGTCCGGTTGCCGCTCGCGGCGTAGCAGGGGGCCCCGCTACGCCGCGAGCGGCGAAGCCCCGAGCCTTTCACTTCGTCGGGCGAATCCGCACCGCCCGGAACGCCACCGGGCCGTGGTCCGCCTGGAGCATGAGCGGCCCGGTCGGCGTCTCGGCCTTCGGGTAGTTGTTCCCGGTCGGCGTTCGCAGCTCCTGGTTCTCGTGAATCACCTGCCCGTTCAGTACGGCGCGGACCACGGCCGCGTTCGCCGACTTCTTGCCGTCCGCACCGAACCGCGGGGCGCGCCACGTCAGGTCGAGCGTGTTCCACTCCCCGGCCGGGCGACCGGCGTTCGCCTTCGGGGCGATCCCCTTGTCGATGTGGTGGTAGTTCGGCGTCGTGTCCGCGCGCGGGTAGATGCCGCCCATCGAGTCGCCGGTGGGCTCCTTCGGCGGGGTGCGGTCGATGAACTGGATTTCGTACACGCCCTGGAGCTTGACGCCGCTGTTGCTGTTCTTGGCGACCATGAACTCGACGTGAACGTCGCAGTCACCGAAGCTGGCGCGCGTGTACAGGTCGGCGATGCGGCCCTTGTCGCCGTTCACCCAAATCGTGCCGCCGGCGGCCTTCTCGGCCTTCAGCTTCGTCGCCTTCTCGGGGTCGAGGCTGACGCGGTCGGTGACGATCCAGCCCGGATCGACCTTCTTCCACGCCTCGGGCTTCATCAGGTCGATCCAGCCGGCCGGGGCGGGCGCGTCCGAGCCGGGTGCGTCAGCCCCCGGAGTCCAACCCAAGACGGCGGCGACCAGGCAGCACGCGGCGAGACGCATGGGCGGTCCTTTCGGGGTGAATTCGGTACCCGGTGCGGGTCGGGGTCATTATCATCAGTCCGCCCCGACCGGGGGCCGAATTTCCGCACGCTCCGGAGGAACCCCATGCCGCTCTCCCGTCGCGCCCTCGCCGCCGGCCTGTTCGCCCTCGCCGCACTCGCGCCCCGGCTCGCCCCCGCCGCCGACGAGGCCGCCCCGACCGCGTACTGGGTGTACTTCGGCACCTACACCGGCGCCAAGGCCGGCGACAGCAAGGGGATTTACCGCGCGAAGCTGGACATCAAGACGGGCAAGTTGTCGCCCGCCGAGCTTGCCGCGGAAGTCGCCAGCCCGTCGTTCCTGGCGGTGAACGCGCCGGGCACCGCACTGTACGCCGTCGGCGAGACTGGTGGAAAGGACGGAGGCGGTGTCTTCAGCTACAGCGTCGACCGCAGGACCGGCGCCCTGAAGAAGACCGGCGAGAGCACCAGCGGCGGGTCGGGGCCGTG carries:
- a CDS encoding 3-keto-disaccharide hydrolase, with the translated sequence MRLAACCLVAAVLGWTPGADAPGSDAPAPAGWIDLMKPEAWKKVDPGWIVTDRVSLDPEKATKLKAEKAAGGTIWVNGDKGRIADLYTRASFGDCDVHVEFMVAKNSNSGVKLQGVYEIQFIDRTPPKEPTGDSMGGIYPRADTTPNYHHIDKGIAPKANAGRPAGEWNTLDLTWRAPRFGADGKKSANAAVVRAVLNGQVIHENQELRTPTGNNYPKAETPTGPLMLQADHGPVAFRAVRIRPTK